GTAGCTCATTTGGTTCTGAGAATTTTTTGATTCAAACATATCAAGGTATGTCATTGGATCTGCATAATCCGGATTCCAGCCGCCATATGAGAAGTCATAATCTTGCTCTGATTCTAATTTTAGTTTTTGTTTAAATGGCTGAAGTTTAATATTTACTGTTACACCTTTTAAATTCTTTTCAATTTGATCTTTTACGTACTCCCCAACTTTTTTCGCATTACCAGTATCATAATTTAACAGCTCAATTGTCACCTGATCTTTACCGAGTTCTTTTTTCGCTTCTTCCCATGCCGCTGCTGCCTTTTTGGAGTCTTGTTTTAAGCCATTTTTAAACGACTCTTGGAAATCCTTACCATCAGGTCCGCTCGCTAAACCTTTTGGTACCAAGAAATCAGCTGGTTTTGAACCATCATTTAAAATAACATTTGCTAAATTCTTTTTATCAATTGACAATGCAATTGCTTCACGTAATTTTTTGCTCTTTAACGGCGTATCATGTCCTCCACGTTTTTGATTTAGACGTAAGAAAAACGTGCTAGGTTCCGTATATGTTCCAAACTCCTCTTTTTTATTTCTATATTTGTCAACGAACTCTCCAGTTAATAAAGCAAAATCAATTTGACCACTATCATATAAATTCACACGTGTTGCTGGCTCTTTTACAACACTATAGTTAATCTCATCTAATTTTACAGTCTTTTTATCCCAATACTGGTCGTTCTTTTTCAATTTCCAGCCTTGCTCATGTTTCCAATCAGTTAGAACAAACGGTCCATTGTAAACTGTTGTATCAGACTCTAAACCGTATTTTTCTCCTTTTTCTTTTACAAACTTTTCATTCAGCGGATAGTACGATGCGAATGCCATTAAGTTTAAGAAATATGGAACTGGTCTCTCTAACTCAACTTCAAGTGTATAATCATCAACTGCTTTTACACCTAATGTAGAAACTTCTGCTTTTCCTTGGTTAATCGCTTCTGCATTTTTAAGATAATAAGCAATAAATGCATATTCTGCAGCTGTTTTTGGATCTAATAAACGTTGCCATGCAAATACAAAATCTTTTGCCGTTACTGAATCCCCATTCGACCATTTTGCATCTTTACGAAGTTTAAATGTATATTTTTTGCCATCCTCACTCTTTGTGCTAGATTCTGCTACAGCTGGAATTGGCTTATTATCTTTGTCTAAACGATATAAACCTTCCATTGTATTCCCTAATATTTGCGCTCCTAATGTATCTG
The DNA window shown above is from Bacillus clarus and carries:
- a CDS encoding peptide ABC transporter substrate-binding protein — protein: MKKKKMKKFTAVVAPVLAMSMALTACSGSGGEKKTTTTSNSGEENKSDIKYAAKQVLNRTETNEIPTMDTSKSTDTLGAQILGNTMEGLYRLDKDNKPIPAVAESSTKSEDGKKYTFKLRKDAKWSNGDSVTAKDFVFAWQRLLDPKTAAEYAFIAYYLKNAEAINQGKAEVSTLGVKAVDDYTLEVELERPVPYFLNLMAFASYYPLNEKFVKEKGEKYGLESDTTVYNGPFVLTDWKHEQGWKLKKNDQYWDKKTVKLDEINYSVVKEPATRVNLYDSGQIDFALLTGEFVDKYRNKKEEFGTYTEPSTFFLRLNQKRGGHDTPLKSKKLREAIALSIDKKNLANVILNDGSKPADFLVPKGLASGPDGKDFQESFKNGLKQDSKKAAAAWEEAKKELGKDQVTIELLNYDTGNAKKVGEYVKDQIEKNLKGVTVNIKLQPFKQKLKLESEQDYDFSYGGWNPDYADPMTYLDMFESKNSQNQMSYSNSKYDEIIDKSKTEWMSDAKKRWEELGKAEKLLIEDDVALVPLYQNARSYVMQPNVKGIVKHNISPEYSFKWAYVTEK